The Teredinibacter sp. KSP-S5-2 genomic interval GTAATCAAAGCTGATATACAAGTACAAAATGAAGATGCAGGTAACAGTGATGGTTTTAATTTAGGGGTGGGGTATCAGTTTTAACATGACCCACGCTAGGGATAAGTAATCGGGTTTGTGTCCAGTCTGTATTTTTAATGGACGCTAACCCAATGAATTTCAAGAACAAAAAGTCCAAAATTCGCATCCGTGACGATCCTATTCTATACATATAAATAGGGTAAAAAAGGTATTGATAGGGGGAGTATATAGCCTTTCAGTTCAGCGCTCTTCACCGATGGGACCGTATATGAGGAAGATCAGACTTGGCAAGCTTATGCATAGATTGTTGTTCGTCAGCAGTATGTGTGGGTTTTCCATAAATGTCTCTGCTGATGACCTGGTATGTGGAATTGCTAATGGTTTCCCTCCTTATCAATATCAAAGTCTCGGCGTTGTTAGTGGTTTTGATGCAGATGTTCTTCGGCTTGTCGTTAGCCGAACCAATAAAAACTTAAAATTTGCTCCAGGCAAATGGGATGATGTAATTAACTACCTGAGAATTGGCAAAGTTGACTGCATTTCGGGAATGGAGATAAATGAACTACGCAAAAAGTATTTTGATTTCACGACAGAATACTATCATCGTTATGATGTGGTGTTTGTTCGAGCCGACGATGACAGCATAAAAACGATTGATGATTTATATGGTAAAAAAATTACCGGTGATCGACATTCCTTTGTCGAAAACTACTGGAAGAATAAAGGCATCAAAGAACATATTCGAATTAAGCAAACGGGAACTAAAGAGCAAGCGATGGAATTGCTTTATCAAAAAGATACTGTTGCGGCGATTATGCCTAAGGCGGTGGGCTTATACTTAGCCAAGCAGTTGGGGTTTAGTGTAAAAGTGTTGGAAAACCCCGATCCGGGGTCGCCAGTAGCGATTGCGGTCAAAAAGGGGAATGCAAGTTTATTGCAATCACTGGATTCAAGTCTTAGAGCACTGATTGAAGAAGGTGAAATCGAAAGGTTGTATCTGCAATGGTTCTGACCTGGTTAAATGTAAGAGCAACTCTTTTCTAAAGCGTATCGTTACAACGTATTCATTCACTTCATATACCTCCCATGTATAGCGTTGATCGGTTTAGCAAAAAGAATCTGTTGGGTTTACCCAGTCACGCGTAAATAGCGTTATCTAGTGTTTATTGCCGCGATTCTCGGACCAGCCAAATAAGCGGTGATTGGTTAATGCTGCGTTGCTCGTTCAAATTATAAGCGGACAAAAAACGATCTGACCTTTTTGATTGATTTGTATCCAATTATTACTGTGAATGATTTATATTGCGCCACAACTAAAGGTTAAGGTGCCAATTTCACTTTTTTTTGACAAAGGTATTTTATACATCCAATAGATGTATTATTATCCTCGCCATATTAAGCATGGAATAGTTGCACACCCGGTCTAGCAAGTTTTTTGTGCAATTGAACGATACTCATCCAACCAAAGCTTTAATGCAAAAATAACAACATAATTAAAGAATGGGTAAGTTGTGAAAAAAAGGTTTTTGGTATTAGACAGTTTTCGTGGTCTGTTTGCCTGTTGCGTTGTTGTATTTCATTTAGATGTATTAAATAGCGTTACAGAGTCAACATTCTTTCGAGGCAGCAGTCTATTCGTTGAATTCTTTTTTGTACTCAGCGGTTTTGTGTTAACCCACGGGTTTGCATACAAAGAGCGTTTACCTTTTAGCAAATTTATTCTATCCAGATTCTTTAGGATTTTTCCCCTGCATCTGGTCATGCTGTTGGTGTTTATTGGTTTTGAGTTAGGTAAGGTTTTTGCGTATCAGCATGGCTTTGCTTTCAATAACCCCCCGTTTTCTGATGCACAAGCTGCAAGCCAAATACTGCCAAATCTATTTCTGTTCCATTCGTTGACGCCATATACCGAGTTACTCTCGTTTAATTATCCCTCCTGGAGTATTAGCGTTGAGATGTTTGTATACCATATTTTTTTCTTTACGCTTTTGGTAAAAGGATTTGGGCGGGGTGCTATTTGGTTGTTACTAATAGCCACGATGTTTTATCTGTTTTGGGTGGCGAGTGCATGGCCAATAGATGAAGTTAAGCGAGGTTTATACAATTTTTTTCTTGGAGCTTCGCTTTACCCTGTGTACAAAAAATTTCAGGCATTGAATTTAGACTACAAACTAGCAAGTTTTCTGGAATTAATTGCCCTGGTATGTGTTGTGAATATTGTTGTATATCAAGGAAATTATTACGTCCGAAATACAATTGCTACAGTCATATTTGGTTTTTCAATTCTTGTCTTTTGTTTCGAGCGAGGCGTAGTTTCAAAAATCCTGATTAAGCCATTTTTTGTTCGCCTCGGAGAATTGTCATACTCAATATATATGATTCATGCCGCGCTTTTATTTTGTGTTACCTCGGTATTGATGGTTTGTCAGAAATTTCTGGTTGTGGAGTTTGCTCCGATAATCGAAGGAAAGAGAGTCTTGGATTTAGGGAGTGAAAGCCTGAACAACATACTTGTTTTGGTTATCGTGTTATTAGTGGTGTGGTGTTCCAGATTGACTTATAAGTACATTGAAAAGCCTGGCCAGCAACTCGGGCGACAGTGTATCCAAATGTTTACTGATACGGATAATAATAAAAAAATTAAGGCGTGGGGTAGTTTGACGCCGAAAAGTAAATACTAATTTCTCGAAGTTTCAATTCTCTAATGTGAACTGCGTAGGTAATTTAGGAGGAGAGATTTAACTGTTTTATTTAATATATCCAATAGATGTATTAAGTATGAGGCCAGTGTCAGGATGTTCTGGTTTTTCATTAAAAGGAATAAAAGTTGTTCACTACCGGCTGATTGTTGGCTTATGTGGACAAAATAAAAACAAATATAAATGAAATAATTATTTTTTAGTAGCTTCTTTGAGGTGGCAGGTATGAACGAAGGTATGAATAGTATTACTCCAATACTGCTCTATTCGGTTGCTTTACTACTAAGTTTTTTTGTAACGCTGGTATTGGTTCCGCAAGCAAAAAAAATTGCGGAGTATGTTGGTGCAATAGATACGCCAAACCATCGCCGGGTAAACACCGAGTGTGTGCCCAGCATGGGTGGGGTGGCCATGTTTGCAGGGTTTATTATTTCTCTATTGGCTGTGGCAGTTTTTTCGCTAAAGTTTGACTTGTTTAAACTTGACTATGTTCGCGAGTTAAGTGTCTTAATCGTTGGTTGTCTGGCGATTGTCGGCTTGGGTGTGATTGATGACTCTATTGGCGTAAAAGCACATCTGAAGCTTATGATCCATTTGGGGATCGGTTTGTATACAGCTTGTATGGGGCTAAAGGTCGATTCCATATATATTCCTTTTATGCAGGAAGTCCAGCTTGGTGTGTTTTCCATTCCAATCACCGTCTTATGGATTGTTCTTGTTGTCAATGCAATTAATTTTATAGATGGTTTGGAT includes:
- a CDS encoding transporter substrate-binding domain-containing protein translates to MRKIRLGKLMHRLLFVSSMCGFSINVSADDLVCGIANGFPPYQYQSLGVVSGFDADVLRLVVSRTNKNLKFAPGKWDDVINYLRIGKVDCISGMEINELRKKYFDFTTEYYHRYDVVFVRADDDSIKTIDDLYGKKITGDRHSFVENYWKNKGIKEHIRIKQTGTKEQAMELLYQKDTVAAIMPKAVGLYLAKQLGFSVKVLENPDPGSPVAIAVKKGNASLLQSLDSSLRALIEEGEIERLYLQWF
- a CDS encoding acyltransferase; translated protein: MKKRFLVLDSFRGLFACCVVVFHLDVLNSVTESTFFRGSSLFVEFFFVLSGFVLTHGFAYKERLPFSKFILSRFFRIFPLHLVMLLVFIGFELGKVFAYQHGFAFNNPPFSDAQAASQILPNLFLFHSLTPYTELLSFNYPSWSISVEMFVYHIFFFTLLVKGFGRGAIWLLLIATMFYLFWVASAWPIDEVKRGLYNFFLGASLYPVYKKFQALNLDYKLASFLELIALVCVVNIVVYQGNYYVRNTIATVIFGFSILVFCFERGVVSKILIKPFFVRLGELSYSIYMIHAALLFCVTSVLMVCQKFLVVEFAPIIEGKRVLDLGSESLNNILVLVIVLLVVWCSRLTYKYIEKPGQQLGRQCIQMFTDTDNNKKIKAWGSLTPKSKY